From one Humulus lupulus chromosome 8, drHumLupu1.1, whole genome shotgun sequence genomic stretch:
- the LOC133798383 gene encoding tropinone reductase homolog At5g06060 isoform X4, translating into MAKAESECSLRASRWSLKGTNALVTGGTRGIGHAVVEELAGFGAAVHTCSRNEAELTKCLKEWKSKGFLVSGSVCDASVKTQREKLIQEVGSVFNGKLNILVNNVGTNMRKPTVEYTSEDYSFILGTNLDSVYHLCQLSHPLLKASGVGNVVFISSVAGLVDISSGSIYGASKAAINQLTKNLACEWAIDNIRTNSVAPWYTKTSLVEHLLKNKEFIEEVTNRTPLHRIAEPEEVSSLVAFLCLPAASYITGQVISVDGGFTANGFTSKG; encoded by the exons ATGGCTAAGGCAGAATCAGAATGCAGCCTCAGGGCGTCGAGATGGTCTCTCAAGGGAACCAACGCCCTTGTCACTGGTGGCACTCGCGGAATCGG GCATGCCGTAGTGGAGGAACTGGCTGGGTTTGGTGCGGCGGTTCACACGTGTTCTCGGAATGAAGCGGAGCTCACCAAGTGTTTGAAGGAATGGAAGAGTAAGGGCTTTTTGGTATCTGGGTCAGTTTGTGATGCTTCTGTAAAAACCCAGAGGGAGAAGCTGATTCAGGAAGTGGGTTCAGTTTTCAATGGCAAGCTTAATATTCTT GTGAACAATGTGGGAACAAACATGAGGAAGCCTACTGTTGAGTACACATCTGAGGACTATTCATTTATCCTTGGTACCAACCTTGACTCCGTGTATCACCTTTGTCAACTTTCACATCCTCTTTTAAAAGCATCTGGAGTAGGAAATGTCGTGTTCATTTCCTCTGTTGCTGGTTTGGTTGATATAAGTAGCGGAAGCATATATGGGGCAAGCAAAG CTGCAATAAATCAGCTCACTAAAAATCTGGCTTGTGAATGGGCCATAGACAACATCAGAACCAACTCTGTTGCACCTTGGTACACCAAAACCTCGCTTGTAGAACAT TTGCTTAAAAACAAGGAGTTCATAGAAGAGGTAACCAATAGAACTCCTCTACACCGTATTGCAGAACCTGAGGAGGTCTCATCATTGGTAGCATTCCTCTGCCTACCTGCTGCTTCATACATCACTGGACAAGTTATTTCAGTCGATGGAGGCTTTACTGCAAATGGATTTACTTCCAAA ggttaa
- the LOC133798383 gene encoding tropinone reductase homolog At5g06060 isoform X2, whose product MAKAESECSLRASRWSLKGTNALVTGGTRGIGHAVVEELAGFGAAVHTCSRNEAELTKCLKEWKSKGFLVSGSVCDASVKTQREKLIQEVGSVFNGKLNILVNNVGTNMRKPTVEYTSEDYSFILGTNLDSVYHLCQLSHPLLKASGVGNVVFISSVAGLVDISSGSIYGASKAAINQLTKNLACEWAIDNIRTNSVAPWYTKTSLVEHLLKNKEFIEEVTNRTPLHRIAEPEEVSSLVAFLCLPAASYITGQVISVDGGFTANGFTSKSLSIYGDVAVNEV is encoded by the exons ATGGCTAAGGCAGAATCAGAATGCAGCCTCAGGGCGTCGAGATGGTCTCTCAAGGGAACCAACGCCCTTGTCACTGGTGGCACTCGCGGAATCGG GCATGCCGTAGTGGAGGAACTGGCTGGGTTTGGTGCGGCGGTTCACACGTGTTCTCGGAATGAAGCGGAGCTCACCAAGTGTTTGAAGGAATGGAAGAGTAAGGGCTTTTTGGTATCTGGGTCAGTTTGTGATGCTTCTGTAAAAACCCAGAGGGAGAAGCTGATTCAGGAAGTGGGTTCAGTTTTCAATGGCAAGCTTAATATTCTT GTGAACAATGTGGGAACAAACATGAGGAAGCCTACTGTTGAGTACACATCTGAGGACTATTCATTTATCCTTGGTACCAACCTTGACTCCGTGTATCACCTTTGTCAACTTTCACATCCTCTTTTAAAAGCATCTGGAGTAGGAAATGTCGTGTTCATTTCCTCTGTTGCTGGTTTGGTTGATATAAGTAGCGGAAGCATATATGGGGCAAGCAAAG CTGCAATAAATCAGCTCACTAAAAATCTGGCTTGTGAATGGGCCATAGACAACATCAGAACCAACTCTGTTGCACCTTGGTACACCAAAACCTCGCTTGTAGAACAT TTGCTTAAAAACAAGGAGTTCATAGAAGAGGTAACCAATAGAACTCCTCTACACCGTATTGCAGAACCTGAGGAGGTCTCATCATTGGTAGCATTCCTCTGCCTACCTGCTGCTTCATACATCACTGGACAAGTTATTTCAGTCGATGGAGGCTTTACTGCAAATGGATTTACTTCCAAA TCTCTAAGCATATATGGTGATGTTGCGGTGAATGAAGTTTGA
- the LOC133798383 gene encoding tropinone reductase homolog At5g06060 isoform X3 has product MAKAESECSLRASRWSLKGTNALVTGGTRGIGHAVVEELAGFGAAVHTCSRNEAELTKCLKEWKSKGFLVSGSVCDASVKTQREKLIQEVGSVFNGKLNILVNNVGTNMRKPTVEYTSEDYSFILGTNLDSVYHLCQLSHPLLKASGVGNVVFISSVAGLVDISSGSIYGASKAAINQLTKNLACEWAIDNIRTNSVAPWYTKTSLVEHLLKNKEFIEEVTNRTPLHRIAEPEEVSSLVAFLCLPAASYITGQVISVDGGFTANGFTSKHIW; this is encoded by the exons ATGGCTAAGGCAGAATCAGAATGCAGCCTCAGGGCGTCGAGATGGTCTCTCAAGGGAACCAACGCCCTTGTCACTGGTGGCACTCGCGGAATCGG GCATGCCGTAGTGGAGGAACTGGCTGGGTTTGGTGCGGCGGTTCACACGTGTTCTCGGAATGAAGCGGAGCTCACCAAGTGTTTGAAGGAATGGAAGAGTAAGGGCTTTTTGGTATCTGGGTCAGTTTGTGATGCTTCTGTAAAAACCCAGAGGGAGAAGCTGATTCAGGAAGTGGGTTCAGTTTTCAATGGCAAGCTTAATATTCTT GTGAACAATGTGGGAACAAACATGAGGAAGCCTACTGTTGAGTACACATCTGAGGACTATTCATTTATCCTTGGTACCAACCTTGACTCCGTGTATCACCTTTGTCAACTTTCACATCCTCTTTTAAAAGCATCTGGAGTAGGAAATGTCGTGTTCATTTCCTCTGTTGCTGGTTTGGTTGATATAAGTAGCGGAAGCATATATGGGGCAAGCAAAG CTGCAATAAATCAGCTCACTAAAAATCTGGCTTGTGAATGGGCCATAGACAACATCAGAACCAACTCTGTTGCACCTTGGTACACCAAAACCTCGCTTGTAGAACAT TTGCTTAAAAACAAGGAGTTCATAGAAGAGGTAACCAATAGAACTCCTCTACACCGTATTGCAGAACCTGAGGAGGTCTCATCATTGGTAGCATTCCTCTGCCTACCTGCTGCTTCATACATCACTGGACAAGTTATTTCAGTCGATGGAGGCTTTACTGCAAATGGATTTACTTCCAAA CATATATGGTGA
- the LOC133798383 gene encoding tropinone reductase homolog At5g06060 isoform X1, with protein MAKAESECSLRASRWSLKGTNALVTGGTRGIGHAVVEELAGFGAAVHTCSRNEAELTKCLKEWKSKGFLVSGSVCDASVKTQREKLIQEVGSVFNGKLNILVNNVGTNMRKPTVEYTSEDYSFILGTNLDSVYHLCQLSHPLLKASGVGNVVFISSVAGLVDISSGSIYGASKAAINQLTKNLACEWAIDNIRTNSVAPWYTKTSLVEHLLKNKEFIEEVTNRTPLHRIAEPEEVSSLVAFLCLPAASYITGQVISVDGGFTANGFTSKNFIGYKKDLQDEVEM; from the exons ATGGCTAAGGCAGAATCAGAATGCAGCCTCAGGGCGTCGAGATGGTCTCTCAAGGGAACCAACGCCCTTGTCACTGGTGGCACTCGCGGAATCGG GCATGCCGTAGTGGAGGAACTGGCTGGGTTTGGTGCGGCGGTTCACACGTGTTCTCGGAATGAAGCGGAGCTCACCAAGTGTTTGAAGGAATGGAAGAGTAAGGGCTTTTTGGTATCTGGGTCAGTTTGTGATGCTTCTGTAAAAACCCAGAGGGAGAAGCTGATTCAGGAAGTGGGTTCAGTTTTCAATGGCAAGCTTAATATTCTT GTGAACAATGTGGGAACAAACATGAGGAAGCCTACTGTTGAGTACACATCTGAGGACTATTCATTTATCCTTGGTACCAACCTTGACTCCGTGTATCACCTTTGTCAACTTTCACATCCTCTTTTAAAAGCATCTGGAGTAGGAAATGTCGTGTTCATTTCCTCTGTTGCTGGTTTGGTTGATATAAGTAGCGGAAGCATATATGGGGCAAGCAAAG CTGCAATAAATCAGCTCACTAAAAATCTGGCTTGTGAATGGGCCATAGACAACATCAGAACCAACTCTGTTGCACCTTGGTACACCAAAACCTCGCTTGTAGAACAT TTGCTTAAAAACAAGGAGTTCATAGAAGAGGTAACCAATAGAACTCCTCTACACCGTATTGCAGAACCTGAGGAGGTCTCATCATTGGTAGCATTCCTCTGCCTACCTGCTGCTTCATACATCACTGGACAAGTTATTTCAGTCGATGGAGGCTTTACTGCAAATGGATTTACTTCCAAA AATTTTATCGGCTATAAAAAGGATTTGCAAGATGAAGTTGAGATGTAA